The Variovorax paradoxus B4 genome includes a region encoding these proteins:
- a CDS encoding MAPEG family protein, producing the protein MAFLPVTSLFAAAFAVALVALSVPVTLRRVKVGVLIGEGTDEPLRRRIRAQGNFVEYVPLALIALGLVEAQAAPAWMLPAMGGVLGFGRLLHAIGMLRDVAALRGFGMILTYLALVSAAARLLVNAAS; encoded by the coding sequence ATGGCATTCCTTCCCGTCACTTCGCTGTTCGCGGCAGCCTTTGCCGTCGCGCTGGTCGCTCTCTCGGTTCCTGTCACGCTGCGTCGCGTCAAGGTCGGCGTTCTGATAGGCGAGGGCACGGACGAGCCACTGCGCCGGCGCATCAGGGCGCAGGGCAACTTCGTGGAATATGTGCCCTTGGCACTCATCGCCCTGGGCCTGGTGGAAGCGCAAGCAGCGCCGGCCTGGATGCTCCCGGCGATGGGAGGCGTGCTCGGCTTCGGGCGGCTGCTGCATGCGATCGGCATGTTGCGCGATGTTGCGGCGCTGCGTGGCTTCGGGATGATCCTCACCTACTTGGCCCTGGTCTCGGCGGCAGCTCGTCTGCTGGTGAATGCCGCCTCTTGA
- a CDS encoding Bug family tripartite tricarboxylate transporter substrate binding protein codes for MIETVISRRSLLAGAGLLVLQAPLRANEAGAWPARPIRMVVSGPAGAGSDIFARLLAVPLQQALKQPVVVDNKPGANGLIGNDTVAKAPHDGYTILLSPSSAIAINPVIQPKMPYDAQADLLPIAQVGSAGILLVANPATGIKTLADLVRHAKANPGKLAYGSWGSGSTGHLVMEGIKAQYGMDMVHVPYKGVSPLLSDLLGNSIGVGFVDIASPVPHIRSGKLLALGCTGSARGPALPDVPTLTEQGYRFDADGWYGVFAPAGTPREVVVRLNQEINRILSTDEIIQKFAVQNMPRPPIKDADQFAATVRRDLAAWQSLAKVAKLRLD; via the coding sequence ATGATCGAAACCGTCATTTCCCGCCGCAGCCTGCTGGCCGGCGCAGGCCTGCTCGTCCTGCAAGCACCGCTGCGCGCCAACGAAGCCGGCGCCTGGCCGGCACGCCCCATCCGCATGGTCGTGTCAGGCCCTGCGGGCGCAGGTTCGGACATCTTCGCGCGCCTGCTGGCCGTGCCGCTGCAGCAGGCCCTCAAGCAGCCCGTGGTCGTGGACAACAAGCCGGGCGCCAACGGCCTGATCGGCAACGACACCGTCGCCAAGGCGCCGCACGATGGCTACACCATCCTGCTGTCGCCGTCCTCGGCCATTGCCATCAACCCGGTCATCCAGCCGAAGATGCCCTACGACGCCCAAGCAGACTTGCTGCCCATTGCCCAGGTCGGCTCCGCAGGCATCCTGCTGGTAGCGAACCCGGCCACGGGCATCAAGACGCTGGCGGATCTGGTGCGCCATGCCAAGGCCAACCCCGGCAAGCTGGCCTATGGCTCCTGGGGCAGCGGATCGACCGGCCACCTGGTGATGGAGGGCATCAAGGCCCAGTACGGCATGGACATGGTGCACGTGCCCTACAAGGGCGTTTCGCCGCTGCTGAGCGACTTGCTGGGCAACAGCATCGGCGTGGGCTTCGTCGACATCGCTTCGCCGGTGCCCCACATCCGCAGCGGCAAGCTGCTGGCGCTGGGCTGCACGGGCTCCGCTCGCGGGCCGGCGCTGCCCGATGTGCCCACGCTGACCGAGCAGGGCTACCGCTTCGATGCGGACGGCTGGTACGGCGTCTTTGCGCCGGCCGGCACACCGCGCGAGGTGGTCGTGCGCCTGAACCAGGAGATCAACCGCATCCTCTCGACCGACGAGATCATCCAGAAATTCGCCGTGCAGAACATGCCGCGCCCGCCGATCAAGGACGCAGACCAGTTTGCGGCCACGGTGCGCCGCGACCTCGCGGCCTGGCAGTCTCTGGCCAAGGTCGCGAAGCTGCGGCTCGATTGA
- a CDS encoding SDR family NAD(P)-dependent oxidoreductase — protein MATALVTGAGAGIGRATALGLARAGWRCVLVDADAGGLQRLEALWPTEAERPLSLVADLTDATRIEHLGQEVPPLDALINNAGLSAGGAEATSGHDDGTAARLLALNLAAPARMVQACAPQLRPGARIVNLASGAGLRAIPWRGLYSPSKAGLIAQGRALALARPDWTVTTLAPGFVRTELVQRLIDGGRLNPAQAVSKIPMGRMAEPEDMAEALCFLASPGARVLTGQLLVLDGGSSVCGGSQPLPPSEHPPLPFEAPLQPHCESVREPAWRTALDAWALSHADRAGRQGYPGVIDGRALDAQPGAQLDAVLHAARCFRSRHAALASLTLLLPRPAPELPWALAGDAEAARMLVATLAAEWGARALRINALELPPGLAPDACLPLLGYLAGPRAQFLTGQVLRPGAGTAEPWTKDKETQA, from the coding sequence ATGGCGACCGCCCTGGTCACCGGCGCTGGCGCCGGCATCGGCCGCGCCACGGCGCTGGGCCTTGCGCGCGCGGGATGGCGCTGCGTCCTGGTCGACGCGGATGCGGGTGGGCTGCAGCGCCTCGAAGCCCTCTGGCCCACCGAGGCCGAGCGGCCCCTGAGCCTGGTGGCCGACCTGACGGATGCCACCCGGATCGAGCACCTGGGGCAGGAGGTCCCGCCGCTCGACGCACTGATCAACAACGCGGGCCTGTCGGCCGGCGGCGCCGAAGCCACGTCCGGCCACGACGACGGCACGGCCGCACGCCTGCTGGCGCTCAACCTGGCGGCTCCGGCGCGCATGGTGCAGGCCTGTGCGCCGCAGCTGCGGCCGGGTGCGCGCATCGTCAACCTGGCGTCCGGCGCGGGCCTGCGGGCCATTCCGTGGCGCGGGCTCTACAGCCCCAGCAAGGCCGGCCTGATTGCCCAGGGCCGGGCGCTGGCGCTAGCCCGGCCCGACTGGACGGTGACCACACTGGCACCGGGCTTCGTGCGAACCGAACTCGTGCAGCGCCTGATCGATGGCGGCCGGCTGAACCCGGCGCAGGCGGTGTCGAAGATCCCCATGGGCCGGATGGCCGAGCCCGAGGACATGGCCGAGGCGCTGTGCTTTCTGGCCAGCCCGGGGGCGCGCGTGCTCACCGGGCAACTGCTGGTGCTGGATGGCGGCTCCTCCGTCTGCGGCGGCAGCCAGCCATTGCCGCCATCCGAGCATCCGCCTCTGCCGTTCGAGGCGCCGCTTCAGCCGCATTGCGAGTCGGTGCGCGAGCCGGCCTGGCGGACCGCACTGGACGCGTGGGCGCTTTCGCATGCAGACCGCGCCGGCAGACAGGGCTACCCGGGCGTCATCGACGGCCGCGCACTGGATGCGCAGCCCGGCGCGCAGCTCGATGCCGTGCTCCACGCAGCCCGCTGCTTCCGGTCGCGCCATGCGGCGCTGGCCAGCCTCACGCTGCTGCTGCCCCGGCCCGCACCGGAACTCCCCTGGGCGCTGGCCGGCGACGCCGAAGCAGCCCGCATGCTGGTGGCCACGCTGGCCGCCGAATGGGGTGCGCGCGCGCTGCGCATCAACGCGCTGGAACTGCCGCCCGGCCTCGCGCCGGATGCCTGCCTGCCGCTGCTCGGCTACCTCGCCGGTCCACGCGCGCAGTTCCTGACCGGGCAGGTGCTGCGGCCCGGCGCCGGCACGGCCGAGCCCTGGACCAAAGACAAGGAGACCCAAGCATGA
- a CDS encoding winged helix-turn-helix transcriptional regulator, which translates to MEKQTKGGSKIDMHEEMRRAFALLSGKWKLEIMWLLNQRIYRFGELRKAIPGITQHMLTAQLRELEKDGLVSRTVFAEVPPRVEYEMTAKARALGPTMQALAAWWQAYGDSVPKRAALRGRKAATR; encoded by the coding sequence ATGGAAAAGCAGACCAAGGGCGGCAGCAAGATCGACATGCACGAGGAAATGCGCCGCGCATTCGCGCTGCTCTCGGGCAAATGGAAGCTGGAAATCATGTGGCTGCTCAACCAGCGCATCTACCGCTTCGGGGAGCTGCGAAAAGCCATTCCCGGCATCACCCAGCACATGCTGACGGCGCAGCTGCGCGAGCTCGAGAAGGATGGCCTGGTGTCGCGCACCGTGTTCGCGGAAGTGCCGCCCCGCGTCGAATACGAGATGACGGCCAAGGCGCGTGCGCTCGGGCCGACGATGCAGGCGCTGGCCGCGTGGTGGCAAGCCTATGGAGACAGCGTGCCGAAGCGGGCGGCCTTGCGCGGGCGCAAGGCCGCAACCAGGTAG
- a CDS encoding DoxX family protein — protein MPQVDAITLALEKNLMTGNYSYWTSTTLLSLLYLASATMYIARRDWVRRALADLGYPGYLVPMLTAVKILAVAAILSRVSVALSDLAYAGVLFHLLLSASAHVGVRKPGGALPAAVGLVLLVVSFATQNATRDIPSPYAPAGNVVAAHGNIGIPATQDQ, from the coding sequence TTGCCGCAAGTCGATGCAATCACGCTCGCTTTGGAAAAAAACCTCATGACTGGAAATTACTCGTACTGGACCAGCACGACGCTGCTGTCCCTGCTTTATCTGGCTTCTGCAACCATGTACATCGCCAGGAGGGACTGGGTTCGCCGGGCCCTCGCCGACCTGGGCTACCCCGGCTATCTTGTGCCGATGCTCACCGCCGTGAAGATCCTCGCGGTGGCCGCCATCCTGTCGCGCGTCAGCGTGGCTCTGAGCGATCTGGCCTATGCCGGCGTGCTTTTTCACCTGCTGCTGTCCGCGTCGGCACACGTGGGTGTCCGCAAGCCCGGCGGCGCGCTGCCGGCAGCGGTGGGCCTCGTGCTGCTGGTCGTCTCGTTCGCGACGCAGAACGCCACCCGCGACATTCCGTCGCCTTACGCCCCGGCCGGCAATGTGGTGGCCGCGCACGGCAATATCGGCATCCCCGCGACACAGGACCAGTGA